CCTTTTGTAAGTGCAATTGAGAGGTAGGTAGCCTTGCCCATTTTCCGATCTAGATCCTGTCAAATTTCAATGGGAAAAAGAATGGAACATTCATTCATTACAATTTGCTGATGGAAATAATTCTTGCCTTTTCTTCTACCATCCAATACAGATACACCTCCATTATTAATGCTAGCATGAAAAAGGGTTTTAACTACTATTATTGGATGTGATAATAGCAACAagaaattgttttctttttctttttcaattacaTGATTACTTGAGCAAAAGCCAATTTTAAGAGCTATTTATTAGATGTGCAGATCAAGAATGGATGAGAATTGATTGGGGAACCTCCCCTTTACATGCATAACAAGGAGAAACCAGAAGCAAAAGAAccaaatatttcaatttcaaaacccCAAAGACAGAGACTTCaaaacatatgaaattttagtaGAACACAAAAGACCAGCGAAAAGGGTATTCAGTTTTATATAAACCTTGGAGAACTGGCACTGATATTCCTATGAAGAATACGACCCCCGGTGGTATCAGGCTCAGCATCCCCATCGATCAACTCCCTCAATCCCAAATTCACAACTTTCTCCTCCTCTTCTTTCTCTTCCTCAGCACGTGAAACAAGCGGCTTCCCCTGCAGTCTCTCAAAGTAATTGCCGTAAATATATTCAGGCGTAAATCCATTTTCTTCATCAAACAGCATTATATGCCCATGCCACTCCCAAACCCGATAATCTGATCCTTTCTCTTTGTGAGAAGTGATGCAAATATGGTGGTCGTTGATGGTAACAGCTTGACCggagttgggtttcaaagggtCGATTTTCCCCGAAAGGATGATCCGGATAATTTCTTTTTCGAGCTTGGATTCCTCTTTAGCGAGTTGGGTTTTGTTGGTATCATCGGAGTCGGAATCCGAGAAATTGGCGGCGTCGAGAAGGATGTCTTCGAGGGACTGGGTGAGAAAAGAGGTGGTGGTAGTAGGACGGATTTGGAGTCTTCCCAACAAGGTTTGGAGGAGGAGATTGTCGAAGTTTGTGGTGTTGCTGAAGGAGTTCATCGTCCGAAGGTGAAAAGGGGAGGGGGGtgtggatttagggttttag
The window above is part of the Gossypium raimondii isolate GPD5lz chromosome 9, ASM2569854v1, whole genome shotgun sequence genome. Proteins encoded here:
- the LOC105799874 gene encoding uncharacterized protein LOC105799874 is translated as MNSFSNTTNFDNLLLQTLLGRLQIRPTTTTSFLTQSLEDILLDAANFSDSDSDDTNKTQLAKEESKLEKEIIRIILSGKIDPLKPNSGQAVTINDHHICITSHKEKGSDYRVWEWHGHIMLFDEENGFTPEYIYGNYFERLQGKPLVSRAEEEKEEEEKVVNLGLRELIDGDAEPDTTGGRILHRNISASSPRFI